From the genome of Rubripirellula reticaptiva:
CCCGGTCGTGGATTTGTACCGATCAAAGATTCGAGCGACTGGCCTAGTGAAGCCGACTGCGGCGTTTGGACGGCAAAGGTTGTCGACGTTTTTAATCGTGCAACTGACGGCGTTGCAGCAGACGATTTGGAAGAGTCTCGCGACTGGGTGCTGCTTGATGTCGAGCAAGCCGACTTCCAGGATTACCCAAGCGTCATGTCATGGGCAGAGCCCGATGATGCAGGAATCAGCATCGTCGGGTTTCCGGCTGGAGCAGCTCTTTGGAAGCCTAGCATGATCGTCGAAAGCCTTTCGGCGGACAGTTTTCGACGCGAAGTATCAGCCAGTTCGCCAGCGTTGACTTTATTGACCAGTCCAGAAGAAACCGCACCGGGTATGAGTGGTGGCGGCCTTTTCAATCAGGATGGCGGATTCTCTGGTTTGCACAGAGCACAAAGCGTCGCCGCTCGCCAGACTAGCGGAATCCGAGCGAAGCATATAGAGCAAGAATTGGGCGGTAGAGGCTACACGGCCATTTCGGCACAGCCCAGTGCTGTTCAACGGGATGAAGATCCGGTTGTTGAAGCCCGACCGACTGCTGAGTTTTTCCAGTTTGTTCAGGACGCGGGAAGCATGTACGCGAAGGTTGCGTACGGCGTGGTGCTCTTGCCGATCGTCGCCTATTTCGCTGGAGTCGCAAGTCCGTTTCCCAACGAAACGTTCATGGGAATCGCTGCCTCCATCGCCGCATTCTTCTCTCTGATGTTCGCCTTCCAGCTTTGGCTTCACGGGGAAACGACAAAGAAGCGGCGCGACAAGTTATTGGTTCGCAATGGTGTCGCTGCTTTGATCTGTGTGGTTCTCTACACCGGCTTGTTTTCTATGTTCGTAGTAATCGACGACCGGCAAGGGAGCAAAGAAGTCGTCGGCTTTCGGTATCAACCTGATATAGAGATCGTCCGAGGAAGCCAGTCGCCACCCTTGACCGACAGGCAGCTACTAGAAAACTTTGAAGGTGAACCGGAGCGAATTTGGACGAAATTCTCGTTAGCCATCACGCGAATGGGGATGCTGGCTGGTTGGATGCTGATGTGGTTTCTTCTTACGATAACGATTGGAGTGTTCTTATGCGATTCATGGCTACGACAGCGAAAAACGAATTGAGTTTCGGTTCATCATTTGATTCTTGGTACATTCGGATCGTCGTCGCTTTGGGTTGCGCTTTGTTTGCGGGAACACATGCAATGGCTCAAGTCGTTCAGCCAATGCAGCCGGTGCGTACCTTCGGCGAAGATGTCCGCAAATTCTACAGCGAAGCGATTGATGGCGAACTTGTGCCGGAAGTGACGATCTCAAACGGAGAACTCCGGTATGAACTGCCCTGGCCATCATCCTTCGATCCGATGCAAGCAGCTCCGTTGGAAATCGCCGCGATCGAGCAGGCAAGAGTTGAAGCGATCAAGCGGCATCGAATGGACACAGATAACCGACGTCGGAATTGGAACACGGTGCTTCCGGTTGTGGAGAAAGAAATCGAACGCATCCTTGCAATCGATAGGCAGCAAGCTGGCCGACCGGCCACTAAGGAACAGATGCAAAAGGCCTTGGACGTGTCATATCGAATCGACCAAATTTACTATCAGTTCTTCAAGGACATCGCGACGCGAGGCAATCTGCGACTCAATACCGAAAAGGCTGTCGAGGCCTACCCCGTGGCGATCTACGCGGTTCCTGATGGTGCCCAGGTTTTGGAGATTGACCGTGGTACTTACTTAATTCACCAACACTACAAACGTCCGATTCCTTGGAAGCCCGTATCCATCGGTGGGTTCGGTCACTTTAGCTACGGACGCGTCGTATTGAAGGCGCAGTGGCCTGACAATACCGGCTTCGGCGCAAAAGAATGGACGTACACGAAGGGGCGCGTGGTCGAGGTGCTGCCCAACGGCCCCCGCGATGCTGGACCAGACGACGAATACGAGCGACCAGCGATTGGGAAATTTATCCCGTAGCACCGTCATTTCATGTCAGAATTGACGCTGCTCTTATCGACGAGGGAGGATCGCGACCGAATCACGGAGAAAATTGGGGATGCCACGTCGCAAGTCAATCTCATGGTACATCGAAGCACGAAGCAGCAAGACTGCATCGGCGGTCGTGGCGTGCGGGAGTGCAGTGGCCGTTGTCCTTACGCCGCCGGGTGACAAAGTCGCTCCCCGACGATTCCTTTTAACGTGTTGCCATTGCGTTCGAGCGCCAGTAGGCAGCGGGGACGAACCTCGCGGTCAATTGTTACCACACATACTCTGTTGGCCGCACGGCAGAGGTTACTCCCCGATTCGCAGTGATGACGATTGGCCATCTTCTAGTCGAGATGGCAGTTGGTCTGCCACAATCGTCGACATCTACGATCGACCAGAAGACGTGTTGACCCAAGATCAGATTGGGCCTGGCGTGGACTGGATTCTGTTGAACATTGATGAAGCCAGTTTTCAAGAGTACGAAACTGTTCATCAGTGGAGCGATACTGGTCACGACGATGTTTCGATTGTTGGTTTTCCTGAAGGCAACCGACACTGGCATGTCGGCTCCAGAGTTGAGGCCGAAGAGGTACCGGGATTTCGTCTGGAGGTGACGCCTGAATCGCCCGCCCAAACAAGACTTAGCGGCCCTGCAGAAACGGCTCCAGGAATGAGCGGCGGTGGAATGTTCAATGCCGATGGAGAGTTGGTTGGGATTCACAGGTCGCGACGTAGGGTCGGCAACTCGGTCGGTGGTGTATCAGCAGCACACATCGCGCACGAATTGCAGCTTCATGGCTATCGGATTGCGTCGTTTCAACCTGTCCCCAAGCGGCGATCGGTTCAGGAAAGTGCAGTCGACTTCGTTTCTTTTATCGCCAACATTCGATCAATAGAATCGAATCTTTTGAAGCTAGTCTTAGCTGCCCCTTTCTTGGACTTGATCCTGAAGGTTGGCCCTTCGCTCACTGACAGGACAGTGACTTCATTCATTATTGTCTTATTGCAGGCAGTCGCTTATCTCCTCGTTTTCATCCTTTGCACACAGTTTCTGCGGTTGCGTCGCTCAATCGTTCCAGTCGTCGTATGTGGTGCGTTGTTCGTTGCAACACTGATGGGCTACGGCCATTTTCGGAATGAGTACGTTGTGACGATCGAGCAGAAGAGCGATGAAGGCATCGAGCAATTTTCGACTCAAGAAGTCATCGGTGCCCGAGATGTTTTTCAACCGGGCTTCGAGAGTCTCGCGAATAAGCCCCCGCGTGAATGGCTCCGGGACTTTCCCAACCCCGAATCGGTCCAACCAATCGATTCGATTCGCTCATCCAAAATGAAACTATGGTGGAGCTGGATCGGTGTGTGGCTTTTCGGATCGCTGACGCTTGGATTCTTTCTCTTCAAGTCTGGTCCGTTACCCCAATTCGACGAAGGTATGTCGACGACATCGGAAGGTGCCTAAAATGTTTCGACTTTTCATATTCTTTCCAGTCTTTTTCTCCCAGATATCCATTGCTGCGGCGCAGCAGGGAAACGGCGTTGTCGTCAACGTCGCAAAATCTGCGACGACGATCGTTGTGAGACAGCAGGGCGCTGCGGTCGAACAGACGATCACTCTGACCCCCGGCGACACGGTTCGTCTCCGCAACTTTGAAAAGTATGAATTGTTCATTCCGACGGAGACCTCAGTCTACGATTTGGACGCTAGCTCTTTACCAGGAGGGATGACTCCGTGGCATCAGCAATTCTACTGCGTGTTCCAAGACGAACGGGGAAGTTGGAAGCTCGGCAAAGGCCTTGTCAAGGGTTTCCGGGATGCTGCGCGCCGATACGTCCAGACCACGGAAAGTGAATTGCGTGAGAAATGGGATCGACGACTCGATGACACGCATGAACTGAGAGTCGATCCGGCGCAGTTGCGGTATTGCGAGGCGTTCATGTTGGAGGCGTACTTACGCCGCAAACTTGGGTTAGAGCTTTTGATTCATCCTGATCCATGGTCAACCGGGCAAGATGCTAACGATCCCGCTACGATTTCAATCGAGGCACTTACCTGTGAACAAGTGCCCGCGTCGCTTAAAAGTGAGCTTGAGAAAATGGTGAAAGACGCACTCGAAAGCCCTTTTGCGAATGTTCAATTCGATTCCGTTTGCACCGATGACGATGTCGCCGACGCAATTTGGGACGGAGTTAGACGACTCGCTCAAACCTCGTCAAGAACAGTGAAACCACCATCGCGTCGAGTTTCGGTAATTGAGAACGCCGGGGGACAGTTCTCACTCATTGGCACTGGGAAGTATTTTGGTGTCGATGGATCGGCAAGCATAATTGATGACGCGGTTGGAGAGTTAAAGAAGCTGAGCGAGATCGAAT
Proteins encoded in this window:
- a CDS encoding trypsin-like peptidase domain-containing protein — its product is MSSVPYPKSCVWYVEARSGKDSDAVRSVGSAVCVRLKRASDEQPRKYLLTCSHVVRAKSADGRPAAGALLPFILCWAPGRGFVPIKDSSDWPSEADCGVWTAKVVDVFNRATDGVAADDLEESRDWVLLDVEQADFQDYPSVMSWAEPDDAGISIVGFPAGAALWKPSMIVESLSADSFRREVSASSPALTLLTSPEETAPGMSGGGLFNQDGGFSGLHRAQSVAARQTSGIRAKHIEQELGGRGYTAISAQPSAVQRDEDPVVEARPTAEFFQFVQDAGSMYAKVAYGVVLLPIVAYFAGVASPFPNETFMGIAASIAAFFSLMFAFQLWLHGETTKKRRDKLLVRNGVAALICVVLYTGLFSMFVVIDDRQGSKEVVGFRYQPDIEIVRGSQSPPLTDRQLLENFEGEPERIWTKFSLAITRMGMLAGWMLMWFLLTITIGVFLCDSWLRQRKTN
- a CDS encoding S1 family peptidase: MPRRKSISWYIEARSSKTASAVVACGSAVAVVLTPPGDKVAPRRFLLTCCHCVRAPVGSGDEPRGQLLPHILCWPHGRGYSPIRSDDDWPSSSRDGSWSATIVDIYDRPEDVLTQDQIGPGVDWILLNIDEASFQEYETVHQWSDTGHDDVSIVGFPEGNRHWHVGSRVEAEEVPGFRLEVTPESPAQTRLSGPAETAPGMSGGGMFNADGELVGIHRSRRRVGNSVGGVSAAHIAHELQLHGYRIASFQPVPKRRSVQESAVDFVSFIANIRSIESNLLKLVLAAPFLDLILKVGPSLTDRTVTSFIIVLLQAVAYLLVFILCTQFLRLRRSIVPVVVCGALFVATLMGYGHFRNEYVVTIEQKSDEGIEQFSTQEVIGARDVFQPGFESLANKPPREWLRDFPNPESVQPIDSIRSSKMKLWWSWIGVWLFGSLTLGFFLFKSGPLPQFDEGMSTTSEGA